In Nocardioides faecalis, the following proteins share a genomic window:
- a CDS encoding protoporphyrinogen/coproporphyrinogen oxidase: MSRTIVVGAGVAGLAAARRLAEDGHEVLVLEAADRPGGKLRGERVAGVVADVGAEAMLHRRPEGAALADAAGLQLVHPTQAATRIWTRGALRRLPRTLMGAPLDLDDLAETGILSDAGLARARAQRPVSVDGDASVGDLVAARFGDEVVDRMVEPLLGGVYAGQARRISTLCAAPQLLDLAARPDFTLPPAPEPAAPVFAAVDGGMWQLPAALADDLAGRAGSEVRYGAPVTAVRRDGTGFVVDTAAGAERAEQLVLAVPAAPAARLLAEVAPDAAAELSEIRYASVAVVTLAFRAGEAAAVDIGASGLLVPPVDGRRIKAATFSFAKWDWVRAAGAADDLLVLRTSIGRFGEEATLQVPDAELVAASLTDLTEATGLRAAPLDAHVQRWGAGLPQLWVGHLERVARIRAAVAGVGGLAVCGAAYDGVGIPATIASAHRAVAALG, encoded by the coding sequence ATGAGTCGCACGATCGTCGTCGGTGCCGGGGTGGCCGGCCTCGCTGCTGCCCGGCGCCTGGCCGAGGACGGCCACGAGGTCCTCGTGCTGGAGGCCGCCGACCGTCCGGGGGGCAAGCTGCGCGGGGAGCGGGTGGCCGGGGTCGTGGCCGACGTCGGCGCCGAGGCCATGCTGCACCGCCGGCCGGAGGGCGCCGCGCTGGCCGACGCCGCCGGCCTGCAGCTGGTGCACCCCACGCAGGCGGCCACCCGGATCTGGACCCGGGGCGCGCTGCGCCGGCTGCCGCGCACCCTGATGGGCGCCCCGCTCGACCTCGACGACCTGGCCGAGACCGGCATCCTCTCCGACGCCGGGCTCGCCCGCGCCCGGGCCCAGCGGCCGGTGAGCGTCGACGGCGACGCCTCGGTCGGTGACCTGGTGGCCGCCCGCTTCGGCGACGAGGTCGTCGACCGGATGGTGGAGCCGCTGCTCGGCGGGGTGTACGCCGGCCAGGCGCGCCGGATCTCCACGCTGTGCGCCGCGCCGCAGCTGCTCGACCTCGCCGCCCGCCCGGACTTCACGCTGCCACCGGCCCCCGAGCCCGCCGCCCCCGTCTTCGCGGCCGTCGACGGGGGCATGTGGCAGCTGCCGGCCGCGCTCGCCGACGACCTCGCCGGCCGCGCAGGCAGCGAGGTCCGCTACGGCGCCCCGGTCACCGCCGTGCGCCGCGACGGCACCGGGTTCGTCGTCGACACCGCCGCCGGCGCCGAGCGCGCCGAGCAGCTGGTGCTCGCCGTACCGGCCGCGCCTGCGGCCCGGCTGCTCGCCGAGGTCGCCCCCGACGCGGCCGCGGAGCTGTCGGAGATCCGCTACGCCTCCGTCGCGGTGGTGACGCTGGCCTTCCGGGCCGGCGAGGCCGCCGCCGTGGACATCGGCGCCTCGGGCCTGCTGGTGCCGCCGGTGGACGGGCGGCGGATCAAGGCGGCGACGTTCTCCTTCGCCAAGTGGGACTGGGTCCGCGCCGCCGGCGCGGCCGACGACCTGCTCGTGCTGCGCACCTCGATCGGCCGGTTCGGCGAGGAGGCCACCCTGCAGGTGCCCGACGCGGAGCTCGTCGCGGCCTCCCTGACCGACCTGACCGAGGCCACCGGGCTGCGCGCGGCGCCCCTCGACGCCCACGTGCAGCGCTGGGGCGCCGGCCTGCCGCAGCTGTGGGTCGGCCACCTCGAGCGGGTCGCGCGGATCCGGGCGGCCGTGGCCGGCGTGGGCGGCCTGGCCGTCTGCGGCGCGGCGTACGACGGGGTCGGCATCCCCGCCACCATCGCCTCCGCGCACCGGGCGGTCGCCGCCCTCGGCTGA
- a CDS encoding ribonuclease D: MATESTPSTGPEQTPDQADQEAPRVELLRLSGGLPPVIDTPAALAEYCAALAAGSGPVAIDAERASGYRYSNRAYLIQVKREGAGIGLIDPIPFGTLEPLAEAIGDAEWILHAATQDLPCLAEVGLRPAALFDTELAGRLLDYPRVGLATLVESLLGRQLLKEHSAVDWSTRPLPEAWLEYAALDVEVLVELRDLLAAELEETGKADWARQEFDHLLSFQPAVRVDAWRRTSGLHKVRGRRTLAAVRALWETRDRIATERDVTPGRLIPDSAIVAAATAMPTSRGALMSTPGFHGRGASRHAGDWLAAIRSAAELSEDELPTRTAVGDGPPAPRAWADKDPVAARRLELARAAVGALASEHRLPTENLLTPDHLRRVMWSPPATREPAELLEAIVDQLRELGARSWQIGLTASALTSAVLQADAPQPQSAG, encoded by the coding sequence ATGGCAACCGAGTCGACCCCGTCGACCGGGCCGGAGCAGACCCCGGACCAGGCCGACCAGGAGGCACCGCGCGTCGAGCTGCTCAGGCTGAGCGGCGGGCTGCCCCCGGTCATCGACACCCCTGCTGCGCTGGCCGAGTACTGCGCGGCCCTGGCCGCCGGCAGCGGACCGGTCGCGATCGACGCCGAGCGCGCGTCGGGCTACCGCTACTCCAACCGCGCCTACCTGATCCAGGTCAAGCGGGAGGGTGCAGGCATCGGCCTGATCGACCCCATCCCGTTCGGCACCCTCGAGCCGCTGGCCGAGGCGATCGGCGACGCCGAGTGGATCCTGCACGCCGCCACCCAGGACCTGCCGTGCCTGGCCGAGGTGGGCCTGCGCCCGGCCGCGCTCTTCGACACCGAGCTCGCCGGCCGGCTCCTCGACTACCCCCGCGTGGGTCTGGCCACCCTGGTGGAGTCGCTGCTCGGGCGGCAGCTGCTCAAGGAGCACTCGGCGGTGGACTGGTCGACCCGGCCGCTGCCCGAGGCCTGGCTGGAGTACGCCGCGCTGGACGTCGAGGTGCTCGTCGAGCTGCGTGACCTGCTGGCCGCTGAGCTCGAGGAGACCGGCAAGGCCGACTGGGCGCGTCAGGAGTTCGACCACCTGCTGTCCTTCCAGCCCGCCGTGCGGGTCGACGCCTGGCGTCGTACCTCGGGGCTGCACAAGGTGCGCGGACGCCGCACCCTGGCCGCCGTCCGTGCCCTGTGGGAGACCCGGGACCGGATCGCCACCGAGCGCGACGTCACCCCCGGGCGGCTGATCCCGGACAGCGCGATCGTGGCCGCGGCCACCGCGATGCCGACCAGCCGGGGCGCCCTGATGTCGACCCCCGGCTTCCATGGCCGCGGCGCCTCCCGGCACGCAGGCGACTGGCTGGCCGCGATCCGTTCCGCGGCCGAGCTGAGCGAGGACGAGCTGCCGACCCGCACGGCCGTGGGCGACGGCCCGCCGGCGCCTCGTGCCTGGGCGGACAAGGACCCGGTCGCGGCCCGGCGCCTGGAGCTGGCGCGCGCCGCGGTGGGCGCGCTGGCGTCCGAGCACCGGTTGCCGACCGAGAACCTGCTCACTCCCGACCACCTGCGCCGGGTGATGTGGTCGCCGCCGGCGACCCGGGAGCCCGCCGAGCTGCTGGAGGCGATCGTCGACCAGCTGCGCGAGCTCGGCGCCCGCAGCTGGCAGATCGGGCTCACCGCCTCCGCGCTGACCAGCGCGGTCCTGCAGGCCGACGCGCCGCAGCCTCAGTCCGCGGGCTGA
- a CDS encoding DUF4349 domain-containing protein, which produces MAVLLTAGVAACSGGSSDSAATEDVSMTQRAPADDSGAESDGGAAGTTEGEAGAADDKPAGPASPGRQADELDLDAPAIIATGTVSLRADDVAAARLAVRKVVDGVGGRVAEQEAATDDDGDVSDARLVLRVPSRSFSGVIDALEDVAELTDSTTSERDVSAEVVDVEARLRAQRKSVARIEALLARAQSLEQIVTIESQLATRQADLDALLARQAQLADQTGESTINVYLSRAGEREEPEREDADGFLGGLKQGWDSFVDGTTAVLTVVGFAVPWLLLLAVLAVPGRMLVHRVRRRLRAQSAVDATGGGAGGAGGGAGSPGPAAS; this is translated from the coding sequence ATGGCCGTCCTCCTCACCGCCGGGGTCGCCGCCTGCTCCGGCGGCTCCTCGGACTCCGCCGCGACCGAGGACGTCTCGATGACGCAGCGGGCCCCGGCCGACGACTCCGGGGCAGAGAGTGACGGTGGTGCGGCCGGCACCACCGAGGGGGAGGCCGGCGCGGCCGACGACAAGCCGGCGGGGCCGGCGAGCCCCGGACGGCAGGCCGACGAGCTGGACCTGGATGCTCCGGCGATCATCGCCACCGGCACCGTCAGCCTGCGCGCCGACGACGTGGCGGCGGCGAGGCTCGCGGTCCGCAAGGTGGTCGACGGCGTCGGCGGCCGGGTCGCCGAGCAGGAGGCGGCCACCGACGACGACGGCGACGTCAGCGACGCCCGGCTGGTGCTGCGGGTGCCGAGCAGGTCGTTCTCCGGGGTGATCGACGCACTGGAGGACGTCGCCGAGCTCACCGACTCCACGACCTCCGAGCGGGACGTGAGCGCCGAGGTCGTCGACGTGGAGGCCCGGTTGCGGGCGCAGCGCAAGAGCGTGGCGCGCATCGAGGCGCTGCTCGCCCGCGCCCAGAGCCTGGAGCAGATCGTGACCATCGAGAGCCAGCTGGCCACCCGGCAGGCCGACCTGGACGCCCTGCTCGCCCGCCAGGCGCAGCTGGCGGACCAGACCGGCGAGTCCACGATCAACGTCTACCTCTCCCGTGCCGGTGAGCGCGAGGAGCCCGAGCGCGAGGACGCCGACGGGTTCCTCGGCGGGCTCAAGCAGGGCTGGGACAGCTTCGTGGACGGCACCACCGCCGTGCTCACCGTGGTCGGGTTCGCCGTGCCGTGGCTGCTGTTGCTCGCCGTCCTCGCCGTGCCCGGCCGGATGCTGGTGCACCGAGTGCGCCGCCGGCTGCGCGCCCAGAGCGCGGTCGATGCAACGGGCGGCGGAGCGGGCGGCGCGGGTGGCGGGGCCGGCTCTCCCGGCCCGGCAGCCTCCTGA
- a CDS encoding LysR family transcriptional regulator has translation MRIEQLEYLAAVTEHGSLRRASEKLHLSQPALSEALTKLERELRVTLLDRRRSGAQISREGRELLPYMSEVLAAVDRLRVAAGDRRDETRPVRVGTVHAATSTLLVPALAAFARHHDGSRVEVLTLPQPQIDEGLAAGTLDLGLVDALEGDDAPAGVEATVLLHGRPVVVLPAAHPLGTRAQVGVEELRRERFVTMRTGSVMHRFVHRLFGADVPVAAHTTDTAEVAKALVAEGVGVTVLPDYSVHGDPLHRAGVVEVRPIAGDDTVLALQVRERRTAQQRLSVHELRAALVARAAEHRAAVTAARPAS, from the coding sequence ATGCGCATCGAACAGCTCGAGTACCTGGCCGCCGTGACCGAGCACGGGTCGCTGCGGCGCGCCAGCGAGAAGCTGCACCTCTCCCAGCCGGCGCTGAGCGAGGCGCTGACGAAGCTGGAGCGCGAGCTCCGGGTGACGCTGCTGGACCGCCGGCGCTCGGGCGCACAGATCAGCCGGGAGGGACGTGAGCTGCTGCCCTACATGTCCGAGGTGCTGGCCGCGGTGGACCGGCTCCGTGTCGCCGCCGGCGACCGGCGGGACGAGACCCGCCCCGTCCGGGTGGGCACGGTGCACGCCGCCACCTCGACGCTGCTGGTGCCCGCGCTGGCGGCGTTCGCCCGGCACCACGACGGCAGCAGGGTCGAGGTGCTCACGCTGCCGCAGCCCCAGATCGACGAGGGCCTCGCGGCCGGCACCCTCGACCTCGGTCTGGTCGACGCGCTGGAGGGTGACGACGCACCCGCGGGCGTGGAGGCGACCGTCCTGCTGCACGGACGTCCGGTCGTGGTGCTGCCTGCCGCACACCCGCTCGGCACCCGGGCCCAGGTGGGCGTCGAGGAGCTGCGCCGTGAGCGCTTCGTGACGATGCGGACCGGGTCGGTGATGCACCGCTTCGTGCACCGCCTCTTCGGCGCCGACGTACCGGTCGCCGCGCACACCACCGACACCGCCGAGGTGGCCAAGGCACTCGTGGCGGAGGGCGTGGGCGTCACGGTGCTGCCCGACTACTCGGTGCACGGCGACCCGTTGCACCGGGCGGGCGTGGTCGAGGTGCGTCCGATCGCCGGCGACGACACGGTGCTCGCCCTCCAGGTCCGCGAACGCAGGACGGCCCAGCAGCGCCTGTCCGTGCACGAGCTCCGGGCCGCGCTGGTGGCCCGCGCCGCCGAGCACCGCGCTGCGGTGACCGCCGCCCGACCGGCCAGCTGA
- a CDS encoding rhodanese-like domain-containing protein yields MSALPVDVSPAASYDGIDAMLADARARLDRISARAAFQELIAADGLLVDIRPAAQRAADGEVDPALPVLVVERNVLEWRFDPRSDAALPQAGFGTRVIVLCQEGYTSSLAAESLQRLGIGRATDVVGGFAAWRAAGMPVA; encoded by the coding sequence GTGAGCGCCCTGCCCGTCGACGTGAGCCCGGCGGCGTCGTACGACGGCATCGACGCGATGCTCGCCGACGCCCGGGCCCGGCTGGACCGGATCAGCGCCCGCGCCGCCTTCCAGGAGCTGATCGCCGCCGACGGCCTCCTCGTCGACATCCGTCCCGCCGCCCAGCGCGCCGCCGACGGCGAGGTGGACCCCGCTCTGCCGGTGCTGGTGGTGGAGCGCAACGTGCTGGAGTGGCGCTTCGACCCGCGCAGCGACGCGGCGCTGCCGCAGGCCGGCTTCGGGACCCGGGTGATCGTGCTGTGCCAGGAGGGCTACACCTCCTCGCTGGCCGCGGAGTCCCTGCAGCGGCTCGGCATCGGTCGGGCCACCGACGTCGTCGGCGGCTTCGCGGCCTGGCGCGCCGCCGGGATGCCCGTGGCCTGA
- a CDS encoding cysteine dioxygenase — protein MTQLAVLPLLEVVREHAADPDLHHLLDPTAPERSWVRLLTTEAYELWLISWPPGSGTDWHDHGSAAGAFTVLAGSLVEHTFDGGLRLFDVHAGDGKAFSAGYAHDVRNPTQAPALSLHAYSPRLSTMTRFRFRGDRLEPLGVERAGEEW, from the coding sequence ATGACGCAGCTCGCCGTGCTGCCGCTGCTCGAGGTCGTGCGTGAGCACGCCGCCGACCCCGACCTGCACCACCTGCTCGACCCGACCGCCCCCGAACGCTCCTGGGTGCGCCTGCTCACCACCGAGGCCTACGAGCTCTGGCTGATCTCCTGGCCGCCCGGCTCCGGCACCGACTGGCACGACCACGGATCCGCCGCCGGCGCGTTCACCGTCCTCGCCGGCTCGCTGGTCGAGCACACCTTCGACGGCGGCCTGCGGCTGTTCGACGTGCACGCCGGCGACGGCAAGGCCTTCAGCGCCGGCTACGCCCACGACGTGCGCAACCCCACCCAGGCGCCCGCGCTGTCGCTGCACGCCTACTCGCCGCGGCTGAGCACCATGACCCGGTTCCGCTTCCGCGGCGACCGGCTCGAGCCGCTCGGCGTCGAGCGGGCCGGGGAGGAGTGGTGA
- a CDS encoding DUF3000 domain-containing protein: MVARQESSQGSGPAGTPREFTAAVDSLRAAVFRPEVLCEEMPAPQRIAPYATALSADVTVDDEEVATGRLVVLHDPAGHDAWEGTFRCVAYCRAEIDDELAADPVLAEVGWTWLVEALAAHGAEHVAASGTVTRVTTESFGAMADETGSAQLEIRASWTPTDPADLAAHAEAWGELMCTAGGLQPVPEGVSVMPSRRGQRGGSA; the protein is encoded by the coding sequence ATGGTGGCGCGTCAGGAGTCGAGCCAGGGGTCCGGCCCTGCCGGCACCCCTCGGGAGTTCACCGCTGCCGTCGACAGCCTGCGCGCTGCGGTGTTCCGGCCCGAGGTGCTGTGCGAGGAGATGCCGGCGCCGCAGCGGATCGCGCCGTACGCCACCGCGCTGTCGGCCGACGTGACCGTCGACGACGAGGAGGTCGCCACCGGCCGGCTCGTGGTGCTCCACGACCCCGCCGGGCACGACGCCTGGGAGGGCACCTTCCGCTGCGTGGCCTACTGCCGCGCCGAGATCGACGACGAGCTGGCCGCCGACCCGGTGCTGGCCGAGGTCGGGTGGACGTGGTTGGTCGAGGCGCTCGCGGCGCACGGCGCCGAGCACGTCGCCGCCTCCGGCACCGTCACCCGCGTCACCACCGAGAGCTTCGGTGCGATGGCCGACGAGACGGGCAGCGCTCAGCTGGAGATCCGTGCCTCGTGGACGCCGACCGATCCCGCCGACCTCGCCGCGCACGCCGAGGCGTGGGGCGAGCTGATGTGCACCGCGGGCGGGTTGCAGCCGGTCCCCGAGGGCGTCTCCGTCATGCCGTCGCGACGTGGCCAGCGGGGTGGCTCCGCCTGA
- the hemQ gene encoding hydrogen peroxide-dependent heme synthase: protein MSDPQAHIKSNAAKINELNEKIRYTMWSVFRLERPLGADDVARKAEADEVAALFAELAEADVVVRGVYDVAGLRADADLMVWWHAESSDALQSAYHRLRRTAFGSRLAPVWSQMALHRPAEFNRSHLPAFLADERTHDYVAVYPFVRSYEWYLLEDAERRRLLAEHGQMARGFPDVRANTVPSFALGDYEWILAFEADDLSRIVDLMRHLRGSETRRHVREEVPFYTGRRIDVGDLVDLLP from the coding sequence ATGTCGGATCCCCAGGCGCACATCAAGTCCAACGCGGCGAAGATCAACGAGCTGAACGAGAAGATCCGCTACACGATGTGGTCGGTCTTCAGGCTCGAGCGACCGCTCGGGGCCGACGACGTGGCGCGCAAGGCCGAGGCCGACGAGGTGGCCGCGCTGTTCGCCGAGCTCGCCGAGGCCGACGTCGTCGTCCGCGGCGTGTATGACGTCGCCGGCCTGCGTGCCGACGCGGACCTGATGGTCTGGTGGCACGCCGAGTCCAGCGACGCGCTGCAGAGCGCCTACCACCGGCTGCGCCGCACGGCGTTCGGCTCCCGGCTCGCCCCGGTGTGGTCGCAGATGGCGCTGCACCGCCCCGCGGAGTTCAACCGCAGCCACCTGCCGGCGTTCCTCGCCGATGAGCGCACCCACGACTACGTGGCCGTCTACCCGTTCGTCCGCTCGTACGAGTGGTACCTGCTGGAGGACGCCGAGCGGCGCCGCCTGCTCGCCGAGCACGGTCAGATGGCGCGCGGCTTCCCCGACGTGCGGGCCAACACGGTGCCCAGCTTCGCGCTCGGCGACTACGAGTGGATCCTGGCCTTCGAGGCCGACGACCTGTCCCGCATCGTCGACCTGATGCGGCACCTGCGCGGCTCGGAGACGCGGCGCCACGTGCGCGAGGAGGTGCCCTTCTACACCGGGCGCCGCATCGACGTCGGCGATCTGGTGGACCTGCTGCCCTGA
- a CDS encoding NYN domain-containing protein: MTDYRIAVLIDADNVSHTYASAILAELAKFGRTTVKRAYGDWTADALKGWKTRLNRHAITPEQTFAYTTGKNSTDSALIIDAMDLLYSGNVDAFAIVSSDSDFTRLATRLRESGKTVYAVGRSRTPIALQEACDRFIRLELLDDAPDEHAANTDAAGTEQEADAAPVLPNLQSLLTRGINNASDEEGWVSVSALGNYLRTANPSFDPRLYGHPKLLALVEAQPYLVTSGTGSSAMLGLKGKVPAKRTTARKTAAKKTAAEKAEPKTSEPRKAVARKTAAKKAEPTTSEPKVNEPEKVAPEKVEAEKVEPKRATKRTTARKKAATKPAAQSTQPAPQARVEQPGTSAPEPAAPAEPAAPPRPVVTTTVRKRTTRKSAAPPAES, encoded by the coding sequence GTGACCGACTACCGCATCGCCGTGCTCATCGACGCCGACAACGTCTCCCACACCTACGCCTCAGCGATCCTCGCCGAGCTCGCCAAGTTCGGGCGCACCACCGTCAAGCGCGCGTACGGCGACTGGACCGCCGACGCGTTGAAGGGCTGGAAGACCCGGCTGAACCGGCACGCGATCACCCCGGAGCAGACGTTCGCCTACACGACGGGCAAGAACTCCACCGACTCCGCGCTGATCATCGACGCGATGGACCTGCTCTACTCCGGCAACGTCGACGCCTTCGCCATCGTCTCCAGCGACAGCGACTTCACCCGGCTCGCCACCCGGCTCCGGGAGTCGGGCAAGACCGTGTACGCCGTGGGCCGCAGCCGGACCCCGATCGCGCTGCAGGAGGCCTGCGACCGGTTCATCCGGCTCGAGCTCCTCGACGACGCCCCCGATGAGCACGCCGCCAACACCGATGCCGCCGGGACGGAGCAGGAGGCCGACGCCGCACCTGTGCTGCCGAACCTGCAGAGCCTGCTCACCCGCGGCATCAACAACGCCTCGGACGAGGAGGGCTGGGTGTCGGTCAGCGCGCTGGGCAACTACCTGCGCACCGCGAACCCGTCCTTCGACCCGCGGCTCTACGGTCACCCGAAGCTGCTCGCCCTCGTCGAGGCCCAGCCGTACCTGGTCACCTCCGGCACCGGCAGCTCCGCGATGCTCGGGTTGAAGGGCAAGGTCCCCGCGAAGCGGACGACCGCGAGGAAGACGGCCGCGAAGAAGACGGCCGCGGAGAAGGCCGAGCCCAAGACGAGCGAGCCCAGGAAGGCCGTCGCGAGGAAGACCGCCGCGAAGAAGGCCGAGCCCACGACCAGCGAGCCCAAGGTGAACGAGCCTGAGAAGGTCGCGCCTGAGAAGGTCGAGGCCGAGAAGGTCGAGCCGAAGCGGGCGACCAAGCGGACCACGGCGCGGAAGAAGGCGGCGACGAAGCCGGCTGCCCAGTCGACACAGCCGGCACCGCAGGCACGGGTGGAGCAGCCCGGCACGAGTGCCCCGGAGCCGGCGGCGCCCGCCGAGCCGGCCGCACCGCCGCGCCCGGTGGTCACGACGACCGTCCGCAAGCGGACCACGCGCAAGAGCGCCGCGCCGCCGGCCGAGAGCTGA
- the hemE gene encoding uroporphyrinogen decarboxylase, whose product MTTALHDSAFLTAARGEQPDHTPVWFMRQAGRSLPEYLAVREGVTMLDSCMDPEMIVEITLQPVRRYGVDAAIFFSDIVLPLKAIGVDLDIVPGVGPVVANPVRTLEDVAAIPDLTPEQIPFITAAVQGLVAELAGINGGTPLIGFAGAPFTVASYLVEGGPSKEHAKTKAMMFSAPEVWDALMRKIGGIATAFLETQVAAGASAVQLFDSWAGALTPADYVRHVQPHSAAVLARIGELGVPRIHFGVGTANLLAEMGEAGADVVGVDWRTPLERAIPLVGDRAVQGNLDPTLVFAPTDVMTARAAEVIEAGRAAKGHIFNLGHGVIPSTDPDQLARLTAFVQGYPLD is encoded by the coding sequence GTGACCACCGCACTCCACGACAGCGCGTTCCTCACCGCGGCCCGGGGCGAGCAGCCCGACCACACCCCGGTGTGGTTCATGCGGCAGGCCGGCCGCTCGCTCCCGGAGTACCTCGCGGTGCGCGAGGGCGTGACGATGCTCGACTCCTGCATGGACCCCGAGATGATCGTCGAGATCACCCTGCAGCCGGTGCGCCGCTACGGCGTGGACGCCGCGATCTTCTTCTCCGACATCGTGCTGCCGCTGAAGGCGATCGGCGTCGACCTCGACATCGTCCCCGGCGTCGGACCCGTCGTGGCGAACCCGGTGCGCACGCTCGAGGACGTCGCCGCGATCCCCGACCTCACCCCGGAGCAGATCCCGTTCATCACCGCCGCCGTGCAGGGCCTGGTCGCCGAGCTGGCCGGCATCAACGGCGGCACCCCGCTCATCGGGTTCGCCGGGGCGCCGTTCACCGTGGCGTCGTACCTGGTGGAGGGCGGGCCCTCGAAGGAGCACGCCAAGACCAAGGCGATGATGTTCTCCGCCCCCGAGGTGTGGGACGCGCTGATGCGCAAGATCGGCGGCATCGCCACGGCCTTCCTGGAGACGCAGGTGGCCGCCGGCGCCTCCGCGGTGCAGCTCTTCGACTCCTGGGCCGGTGCGCTCACGCCCGCCGACTACGTCCGTCACGTGCAGCCGCACTCGGCCGCCGTGCTCGCCCGGATCGGCGAGCTCGGGGTGCCGCGGATCCACTTCGGCGTCGGTACGGCGAACCTGCTCGCCGAGATGGGTGAGGCCGGCGCCGACGTGGTCGGCGTCGACTGGCGCACCCCGCTGGAGCGGGCGATCCCGCTCGTGGGGGACCGGGCGGTGCAGGGCAACCTGGACCCGACGCTCGTCTTCGCGCCCACCGACGTGATGACCGCCCGCGCCGCCGAGGTGATCGAGGCCGGCCGCGCCGCCAAGGGCCACATCTTCAACCTCGGCCACGGAGTCATCCCCAGCACCGACCCCGACCAGCTCGCTCGGCTGACCGCGTTCGTCCAGGGCTACCCGCTGGACTGA
- a CDS encoding ABC transporter substrate-binding protein — protein MTQSGRLGWRTGATVLVVAITVLVGMLVLSARDHDKQPAAPAASTSAKPLRLEFAVWGSKAEIDAYAGVVADYNASSEGTEVALRSWPSAEAMLTDVRAGKADPDLYLLPRSDLAETVAQKRNQPLLDLLNEREIAIGDDFSRDAVSAFSMADDLQCMPYTTSPMVMYYNTELVDFDAMAQAGLPTPNEERVSWNFTQFRAAAEFASRPRERTRGVYIEPSLDGLAPFVYSGGGQVYDNQVAPTRLALGDGDAVGALRQTLELLRDPRLTLSSKQLARQPALEWFKRGKLGMIAGYRDLTPQLRAVEGLSFDVMPMPSLGRNLTVGELSGICLSPGKPGRVSAAANFLTYLVSDEAIARVTETGYIQPTKLTVAFSPAFLQPGRAPEHAIVFNNSVRNIVLDPLITDGAQLRALVASDIVALLIDPVLPDDLDAVLRSIDEKSRSLLDPDYEPADDPSASPGGSSSEPQPAD, from the coding sequence ATGACGCAGTCAGGTCGGCTCGGGTGGCGCACGGGCGCGACCGTGCTCGTCGTCGCGATCACGGTCCTGGTCGGGATGCTGGTGCTCTCGGCGCGCGACCACGACAAGCAGCCGGCCGCGCCGGCAGCCAGCACCTCGGCCAAGCCCCTGCGGCTGGAGTTCGCGGTGTGGGGGAGCAAGGCCGAGATCGACGCCTACGCCGGCGTCGTCGCCGACTACAACGCCAGCAGCGAGGGCACCGAGGTCGCGCTCCGGTCGTGGCCGAGCGCGGAGGCGATGCTCACCGACGTGCGCGCCGGCAAGGCCGACCCCGACCTGTACCTGCTGCCCCGCAGCGACCTGGCCGAGACCGTCGCACAGAAGCGCAACCAGCCGCTGCTCGACCTGCTCAACGAGCGGGAGATCGCCATCGGCGACGACTTCTCCCGCGACGCCGTCTCCGCGTTCTCGATGGCCGACGACCTGCAGTGCATGCCGTACACGACCTCGCCGATGGTCATGTACTACAACACCGAGCTCGTCGACTTCGACGCGATGGCGCAGGCCGGCCTGCCGACGCCGAACGAGGAGCGCGTCAGCTGGAACTTCACCCAGTTCCGGGCGGCCGCCGAGTTCGCCAGCCGTCCCCGCGAGCGCACCCGCGGCGTCTACATCGAGCCGTCGCTGGACGGCCTGGCGCCGTTCGTCTACAGCGGCGGCGGCCAGGTGTACGACAACCAGGTGGCCCCGACCCGGCTCGCGCTCGGTGACGGCGACGCCGTCGGTGCGCTGCGCCAGACCCTCGAGCTGCTCCGCGACCCTCGGCTGACGCTGAGCAGCAAGCAGCTGGCCCGGCAGCCCGCGCTGGAGTGGTTCAAGCGCGGCAAGCTCGGCATGATCGCCGGCTACCGCGACCTCACCCCGCAGCTGCGCGCCGTCGAGGGCCTCTCCTTCGACGTGATGCCGATGCCGTCGCTGGGCCGCAACCTGACCGTCGGCGAGCTCTCCGGGATCTGCCTGTCCCCGGGCAAGCCGGGCCGGGTCAGCGCCGCGGCGAACTTCCTCACCTACCTGGTCAGCGACGAGGCGATCGCGCGGGTGACCGAGACGGGCTACATCCAGCCGACCAAGCTCACGGTCGCCTTCTCCCCGGCGTTCCTGCAGCCCGGCCGCGCCCCGGAGCACGCCATCGTGTTCAACAACTCGGTGCGCAACATCGTGCTCGACCCGCTGATCACCGACGGCGCCCAGCTGCGGGCCCTGGTGGCCTCGGACATCGTCGCGCTGCTCATCGACCCGGTGCTTCCCGACGACCTGGACGCGGTGCTGCGTTCGATCGACGAGAAGTCCCGCTCGCTGCTCGACCCGGACTACGAGCCCGCCGACGACCCGTCGGCCTCCCCGGGCGGGAGCAGCAGCGAGCCTCAGCCCGCGGACTGA